One genomic window of Prochlorococcus sp. MIT 0801 includes the following:
- a CDS encoding DUF1651 domain-containing protein, protein MQHESWLVKKDRVWAMRFFQDKHSDEDGTTYMRVHYASCRLGFLHGITPHVELHESEKLTYEKARDLWRSSVETEWEVSEKPLWKTL, encoded by the coding sequence ATGCAACATGAAAGTTGGCTTGTGAAGAAAGATCGTGTCTGGGCAATGAGGTTTTTTCAAGACAAACACTCTGATGAAGACGGAACTACATATATGAGGGTTCACTACGCTAGCTGTAGGCTTGGATTCCTACACGGTATTACTCCTCATGTTGAGTTACATGAAAGTGAGAAATTAACTTATGAAAAAGCAAGAGACCTATGGAGGTCTTCAGTGGAAACAGAGTGGGAAGTTTCTGAGAAACCTTTATGGAAGACCCTTTAG
- a CDS encoding YdiU family protein, which produces MSSTEAMPKTRTFSEFAKQADYSLMDSLEADPQATEDGDDHLTREVFSGHYVPVTPTAISKPEYVTHSKTLFNELGLSQELALDELFRRLFSGDISVATAPMRPVGWATGYALSIYGTEYTQQCPFGTGNGYGDGRAISVFEGIFNGKRWEMQLKGGGPTPYCRGADGRAVLRSSVREFLAQDYMQSLGVPTSRSLTLYASRSETVRRPWYTKDSNSINPDILVETPAAISTRVAPSFLRVGQIELFARRVRNNEHQDAMKELEMIVKHLIIRNYKKEIDPTLSFSNQVVELANSFRERLTSLVANWMRIGYCQGNFNSDNCAAGGFTLDYGPFGFCELFDPRFQPWTGGGEHFAFFNQQVAAEANYQMFWGALRPLLNGNAESLERLDSIRDGFTTVMNQKMENMWAKKLGLVTYDAPLVNEMLRLMVHTKVDYTIFFRKLSSIPNKLTDLKDSFYLPISEETESKWISWLQRWREQVISKGDQNEISAKMKSINPKYTWREWLITPAYEKAEEGDYGLIKELQAVLDEPYEEQSLEIQKKYDRLKPKKFFGAGGVSHYSCSS; this is translated from the coding sequence ATGAGCAGTACTGAAGCTATGCCGAAAACAAGAACTTTTTCTGAGTTTGCGAAACAGGCTGACTACTCACTCATGGATTCACTCGAAGCTGACCCTCAGGCAACTGAGGATGGTGACGACCACCTAACACGAGAAGTCTTTTCTGGTCACTATGTACCTGTCACTCCAACAGCGATTTCAAAGCCAGAATATGTCACGCACAGTAAAACATTATTTAACGAATTAGGCCTGAGTCAAGAACTTGCTCTAGATGAACTTTTTCGTCGTCTATTTTCAGGCGATATAAGTGTTGCAACAGCACCCATGCGACCAGTTGGTTGGGCTACTGGTTACGCACTATCGATCTATGGAACTGAATATACTCAACAGTGTCCATTTGGGACAGGTAACGGCTATGGAGATGGTAGAGCAATTTCAGTATTTGAAGGTATATTTAATGGCAAAAGATGGGAGATGCAACTTAAGGGAGGAGGGCCTACACCATACTGCAGAGGAGCTGACGGACGAGCAGTGCTACGTTCAAGTGTTCGTGAGTTTTTGGCGCAGGATTATATGCAGTCACTTGGAGTACCAACATCACGATCTCTCACACTATATGCCTCTAGATCTGAAACAGTCCGCAGGCCTTGGTATACAAAAGACTCAAATTCAATCAATCCAGACATATTGGTAGAGACCCCAGCCGCAATCTCAACACGAGTTGCACCATCATTTTTACGGGTTGGTCAGATAGAACTCTTTGCACGTCGAGTACGCAACAATGAGCATCAAGATGCAATGAAAGAGCTCGAGATGATTGTGAAGCACTTAATCATAAGAAATTATAAGAAAGAAATTGATCCGACTCTTAGCTTTAGCAATCAAGTCGTTGAGCTTGCAAATTCATTCCGAGAACGACTCACATCATTAGTAGCTAATTGGATGCGGATCGGCTATTGCCAAGGTAATTTCAACAGTGACAACTGTGCTGCAGGTGGTTTCACCCTCGATTACGGTCCATTTGGATTTTGCGAACTCTTCGATCCGAGATTCCAACCTTGGACAGGAGGTGGGGAACATTTTGCATTCTTTAACCAACAAGTTGCTGCCGAAGCAAATTATCAAATGTTTTGGGGGGCTCTTCGACCTCTGCTTAATGGCAACGCAGAGTCACTGGAAAGGCTCGATAGTATCCGTGATGGATTTACTACAGTCATGAATCAAAAAATGGAGAACATGTGGGCAAAGAAACTAGGCCTAGTCACCTATGACGCACCTTTAGTAAATGAAATGCTACGGCTCATGGTTCACACAAAGGTGGACTACACAATCTTTTTCCGAAAACTTTCAAGTATTCCAAACAAACTTACGGACTTAAAAGATAGTTTCTATCTACCAATTTCAGAAGAGACTGAGAGCAAGTGGATCAGTTGGCTACAAAGATGGCGGGAGCAAGTAATAAGCAAAGGTGATCAAAATGAAATTTCGGCAAAGATGAAAAGCATTAATCCTAAATACACTTGGCGGGAATGGCTCATTACACCAGCATACGAAAAGGCAGAGGAAGGCGATTATGGCCTCATAAAAGAGCTACAAGCTGTTTTAGATGAACCTTACGAGGAGCAATCATTAGAAATACAGAAAAAATATGACAGACTTAAGCCCAAGAAATTCTTTGGAGCTGGGGGGGTTTCCCATTACAGCTGTTCATCATGA
- a CDS encoding DUF3303 domain-containing protein, whose product MQTYLIHWQFPDQEAHMKGADVFAQYVESGCESDKFEGFEVINRVVNPEGASGWAIVKASDHKAVWKWCQPWCKGFGNDVEVIPVLTDSEYLAVHKELD is encoded by the coding sequence ATGCAAACTTATTTAATTCATTGGCAATTTCCTGATCAAGAAGCACATATGAAAGGGGCTGACGTCTTTGCTCAATATGTTGAAAGTGGTTGCGAATCAGACAAGTTTGAAGGTTTTGAGGTCATAAACAGAGTCGTAAATCCTGAAGGAGCTAGTGGATGGGCGATTGTCAAAGCATCAGATCACAAAGCAGTTTGGAAATGGTGCCAGCCTTGGTGTAAAGGATTTGGGAATGATGTTGAGGTCATTCCTGTTCTTACTGATAGTGAATATCTTGCTGTTCATAAAGAGTTGGATTAG
- a CDS encoding TIGR01548 family HAD-type hydrolase, with translation MNNIGLILLDIDGVIRDVTNSYRLAIQETVNFFSGWRPSIEDIDSIKSEGCWNNDWDLSLEMINRHVQKNNLSFSAPSRKILIECFENFYFGGDPNHDSSEWSGFIKDETLLVKKTFFEELTQRRIGWGFVSGAELPSAKFVLEQRLGLASAPLIAMGEAPEKPDPTGFISLSSKLSKKPLGFSNPPIAYIGDTVADVKTVINARIKIPDQKFISLAIAPPHLHVDSSREKRLRYEAELKKAGADLIIKSMDNLKNETLNLFINQ, from the coding sequence ATGAATAATATTGGCCTAATTTTACTTGATATAGATGGGGTTATTCGTGACGTGACCAACAGCTATCGATTAGCTATCCAAGAAACTGTAAATTTTTTTAGTGGGTGGAGACCCTCAATAGAAGATATTGATTCTATAAAAAGTGAAGGCTGTTGGAACAACGATTGGGATTTGAGCCTAGAAATGATTAACAGACATGTACAAAAAAACAATCTTTCTTTTTCAGCTCCGTCTAGAAAAATTTTAATTGAATGCTTTGAAAACTTTTATTTTGGTGGAGATCCAAATCATGACTCTAGTGAATGGTCAGGCTTTATTAAAGATGAGACGTTATTAGTCAAAAAAACATTTTTTGAGGAATTAACTCAGCGAAGAATTGGTTGGGGTTTCGTAAGTGGAGCTGAATTACCATCAGCGAAATTTGTTTTAGAGCAAAGGCTCGGCTTAGCCTCTGCTCCCTTGATTGCAATGGGTGAAGCACCAGAAAAACCTGATCCAACAGGTTTTATTTCATTATCATCAAAACTTTCAAAAAAGCCCTTAGGTTTTTCCAATCCCCCAATTGCATATATTGGAGATACTGTTGCAGACGTTAAAACAGTTATAAATGCTCGAATTAAGATCCCTGATCAGAAATTTATCAGTCTCGCGATTGCCCCCCCACACTTACATGTAGATTCAAGTAGAGAGAAACGTCTCAGATATGAGGCAGAGTTAAAAAAAGCAGGTGCAGACTTGATAATTAAATCGATGGACAATTTAAAAAATGAAACCCTAAATTTGTTCATAAACCAATAG
- a CDS encoding DUF4278 domain-containing protein: MMTTLLYRGQNYVQHKEHKAQKDCVELTYRRNHYNTCRSDARSELNSQLSYRGHRYQH, from the coding sequence ATGATGACAACTCTTCTTTATCGTGGACAAAACTATGTCCAGCACAAAGAGCATAAAGCACAAAAAGATTGTGTTGAGCTCACTTACAGGCGTAATCACTACAACACATGCAGAAGTGATGCTAGATCTGAGCTGAATTCCCAATTGTCTTATCGTGGTCACCGATATCAGCATTAG